The Stenotrophomonas maltophilia sequence GCGCGGACGGTCGCATTGACCGCATCCGCGGTGGACTTGGCCGCGGTCGCTGCCGTCTGCGCGGCAGTAGCAGTCGCGCTGGCAGCGTTCGCCGTCTGCTGGGTCGCATGCAGCTGCTGGCCGGTCACTGCATCGGTACTGGTGGCGCTGACCACGCCATTGGCGATGTTCTGCACCACGCGCTTGGTGCCGTTCTTGTTGGCCACGTTGATGACCGTTCCGGTGTTGTCACTACCCAGGCGGATGGCACTGCTGGCCGAGGTCTGTGTCACCAGACGGGTGTTGGCCAGCGCCTGGTCGGCGGTGGTCCTGGCGGCGTTGGCGGTGGTACGCACCACGCCCAGATCGGCGTTGGTCTTGTGCAGCTGCTTGCCGGTGACCGCATCGGTACTGGTATCGGACAAGCGCGCATCGGCGACGTTGACGATGCGGCGTTGGGTGGATGCGCTGCCAACGGAGACGCTGTTTCCTTCGTTGGCGACTGAGCCACGGCCCAGCGCCACGGCGCCGCTTGCGCTGGCAGTCGCATGGTGACCCAACGCGACACCGTCGTGCGTTGCGTCGGCACTCGCCCCCAGTGCGATCGCACCACTCCATCCTGCCGTACCGGCACGCGCGTTGCCGCCGATGGCGATGCCACCCAGACCTGCGCCCGTGGCAACGTTCGCACCGCTACCGACGACGACGGCATTCCGCCCCGATCCTGATGCATCGTTGCCGATCACGATGGCCCCGATACCGTCTGCCATCGCCCAGGACCCCAAAGCGGTACTGTAGCCCTGGTAGGCCCTTGCGTAGTAACCCAGTGCCGTCGCGCGGTCACCCAGAACCTTGCTGCGATGGCCGAATCCAGTTGAGAAGCGACCGTCGATTTCAGTTCCATTACCTGTGATCATCGAGTTGCGGGTATTGCTTCCAACCAGAGTGTAGATGCGACTGTCGTCGTGCCCATAGGAGGGCGTACAGGTGTAGTAATCCGCTATCAGGGGTGAGCAGCTCTCATTGAAGACGGCCGCACCGACCGGCGACGACGCACAGAGAACGGCCGCCATCAGGCAGAGTTGCGCTCCATTGCGCTTGCCTTTGGTGGCACTCAGCTCACTCGCAACTACCCAGCACTGACGGGCAGTCGACCACAATCTACGATAGATCTTGTTCATGGAAACTCCTTAACAGGACAAACGAAGGGAACGCCGTGGCGCTGCAGCCACGGCGGGTGTCGGAGATCAGGGGGCGAAGGTCTGCAGGTGTTCGCGATAGCCATCGCGGGTGAGGCGATAGCGCAGTTGCAGGGTGCTTCCCGCAACGGGAACGAACGGCAGGTCCAATGCGCTGCCGGGGTACAGGCTTCGCGACACGTCATGCGCAGTGCAGCGGCTGCCCTGGCATTCGGCGATGCTGGTGATGCCCAGGCGCAGGGTTCCGGTGTTGCGCAGCTGGTTGCCGTCCAGGCGGAAGCCGACGGTGCCGTCATCCGGCAGCACGTTCACCAGCGCGCCCCACACCAGGCTGACGCCGACGTTGGCCTGCGCGCCCTGCCCGCTGGGTTCGAGTGGTGTTTCGTCCGGGCCGCGCACGCCCTCGAAGTAGACGCGGTAGGCGGTTTCCTGGGTGACCGGTTGCAGCGGAATGACGCGGATCAGGCGATTGCCGCCCCCGGCCAAAGCAAACTTGCCCGGGGTGATGGCGATGGCCGCCTCGGCCGGCTCGATCTCCACCTCGTTCTCGTCGGCCTGCGCGGCGTTGTCGATGCGGCGGATTGATGCCTGCACGTACTGCGGCTGGGTGGACTGCGAATAGACACGGATGTTGGTGCCCTTCTTCACGTCCACCGATGCACGCATGGGGTGCACGGTGAGGTTGGCATGGGCGGGAACGGCCGCCGCAAGGGCGATCGACAGTAGTCCGAACGTGATCGGTTTCATCAGGGTCTCCAGGATCAGGGACGCGTAGTGGGCAGGCGCAGCTCGACCTTCAACTGGCCCTCGTAGCCACCGGCGCGCTGTTCGGTGATCGGCACGCGTGGTGTGGTCAGCAGCAAGGGGGTGGGGACGCAGAACACCGGCTGGGTCATGCCTGGCAGCAGCACCAGCCGCAGCTTTGCGGTGTCGATGCCGCGCAGTTGTTCTTCCACGCCGTTGGCCATGCGGCGACGCACGCCGGCATGTTCCAGTTCGATCATGTAGTCCAGCCGCTGGTCATCACTGCTGCCGCCATCGTCATGCCACAGCGAGTACCCCAGTGGCCCGGGGGAGCGCCCGCTGGTGTCGGTGACAGTCAGGCCCAGGTACTCACTCTGTGAGCCGAGGCCGTCGTAGAGGCACATCTCCAACGGCTTGCGCCCGCCCACGGTCTGGGCGAGTGGGTCGTAGCTGAGATTCAGATCGACGTTGGGCGTGGTCTGCGGGAACTCCGGGAAGTAGATGGAGACCGCGTCGTAGTCGGTGATAGTGAAGTCGATTTTGAACGTATAGCTGGCGAGCGCAAGGCCATCAATTTCGCCCACCAGATTTAGCACCAGCTCACCCACCCATCGACCTGCAACAAGCCGGGCGACCTCTGAAGCCGGGATCACCAGCTCGGCACCGATTCCAGCAGGTGAGTCGGGACCGCAACGATCCAAGCGTGCTGACCAGATCGGCCTATTCACGGCATACCAGTAGTCCGCACCGCAGGCCTGACCTGTCATGGGCCGCTGCAATCTTCCACGCGCCGCCAGATCCGTGACCATCCCTGAACGCTTCTCGTTGAATCGAACTACGACATCCCCATACCCAGACATCGCAGCATCGTTTCCGCGCATGGGACAGCGTCCTTTACTGGAGTCAGCGTCGGAATCACACACCAAGTGCGCGGTCGCGTACGCTCCTTCCGCTGATGTGGACTCGTAAGCCAACACCGTCCGCGGCGCCCACAACTCGATATCTCCCGGCATCGCCGAACGGTCCCAGCTCATCACGATGTCCTGCCGTGCGCTCGACGGATGCGTCTCCGGCGGCCGTTGCGCCCACGCGCCCGGCACCAGCAGCACGCCGGCCAGCACCACCCACACCCACACAACACCCCGCCTCATGGCGTTCCTCCTGCAGCAGCGGTCTGGGGCGTCGCGGCAATCAGCGCCTGTTCCTGCAGCAGGCGGGTCACCCGTGCCTGCTGGCGGATCTCTGCTGGCAGCTGGGCCACGGCAAGCGGCTCGCACTGCACGGTGCCGACCAGCAGCACCACGCTGCGCCGCTCGCGCACCTGCAGCGGGCAGTGCAGCAGGCGGTC is a genomic window containing:
- a CDS encoding pilus assembly protein, which codes for MKPITFGLLSIALAAAVPAHANLTVHPMRASVDVKKGTNIRVYSQSTQPQYVQASIRRIDNAAQADENEVEIEPAEAAIAITPGKFALAGGGNRLIRVIPLQPVTQETAYRVYFEGVRGPDETPLEPSGQGAQANVGVSLVWGALVNVLPDDGTVGFRLDGNQLRNTGTLRLGITSIAECQGSRCTAHDVSRSLYPGSALDLPFVPVAGSTLQLRYRLTRDGYREHLQTFAP
- a CDS encoding CfaE/CblD family pilus tip adhesin; translation: MRRGVVWVWVVLAGVLLVPGAWAQRPPETHPSSARQDIVMSWDRSAMPGDIELWAPRTVLAYESTSAEGAYATAHLVCDSDADSSKGRCPMRGNDAAMSGYGDVVVRFNEKRSGMVTDLAARGRLQRPMTGQACGADYWYAVNRPIWSARLDRCGPDSPAGIGAELVIPASEVARLVAGRWVGELVLNLVGEIDGLALASYTFKIDFTITDYDAVSIYFPEFPQTTPNVDLNLSYDPLAQTVGGRKPLEMCLYDGLGSQSEYLGLTVTDTSGRSPGPLGYSLWHDDGGSSDDQRLDYMIELEHAGVRRRMANGVEEQLRGIDTAKLRLVLLPGMTQPVFCVPTPLLLTTPRVPITEQRAGGYEGQLKVELRLPTTRP